The Sorangiineae bacterium MSr11367 genome window below encodes:
- a CDS encoding NAD-dependent epimerase/dehydratase family protein yields MSVAFVTGGSGFVGRALISYLVARGHEVRALARSGKAAETVRAAGATQVVEGDLRGGDAVLNSMKGSDVVYHAAAFTQDWGDEDEAWEVTVRGTENMLELARQAGVKRFVHVGTEAVLVDGDPIVMADERKPLPKRPIGIYPRTKAEAERRVLRANDPKSQPPFETIVTRPRFIWGKGDTTLLPKLIEGANAGVLRWVGGGTYLTSTCHIDNVCEGLVKAAEHGRPGEVYFLTDGKPVEFRWMISSLLESQGVTPPSKTIPYWLARTLSRSSDAVWRAFHLSGRPPLPYGSFLLVGHEVTVDDTKARKELGYEGSVSIEAGLREMQQNA; encoded by the coding sequence ATGAGCGTTGCGTTCGTGACGGGCGGATCGGGTTTCGTTGGGCGGGCATTGATCAGCTACCTCGTGGCGCGGGGGCACGAGGTTCGTGCACTGGCGCGCTCCGGGAAGGCGGCGGAGACGGTGCGTGCGGCGGGGGCCACCCAGGTGGTGGAGGGCGATCTACGCGGCGGCGATGCCGTTCTTAATTCGATGAAAGGTTCGGACGTCGTCTACCACGCCGCGGCCTTCACGCAGGATTGGGGCGACGAAGACGAAGCGTGGGAGGTGACCGTTCGCGGGACGGAGAACATGTTGGAGCTCGCGCGCCAGGCCGGCGTGAAGCGATTCGTGCACGTGGGCACCGAAGCGGTGCTGGTGGACGGGGACCCCATCGTGATGGCCGACGAGCGAAAGCCGCTTCCGAAGAGGCCCATCGGCATCTACCCGCGTACGAAGGCGGAGGCCGAGCGGCGCGTGCTTCGGGCCAACGATCCGAAAAGCCAGCCGCCCTTCGAAACCATCGTCACGCGCCCGCGGTTCATCTGGGGCAAGGGTGACACGACGTTGTTGCCGAAGCTCATCGAGGGCGCGAACGCCGGCGTGCTGCGGTGGGTGGGCGGTGGCACGTACCTCACGTCGACGTGCCACATCGACAACGTGTGCGAAGGCCTGGTGAAGGCGGCCGAGCACGGTCGCCCGGGCGAAGTGTATTTCCTCACCGACGGCAAGCCGGTGGAGTTCCGCTGGATGATCTCGTCGCTGCTCGAGTCGCAGGGCGTGACGCCGCCGTCGAAGACGATTCCGTACTGGCTCGCGCGCACGCTGTCGCGCTCGAGCGACGCGGTGTGGCGCGCATTTCACCTGAGCGGCCGCCCGCCGCTTCCGTATGGCTCCTTCTTGCTGGTGGGGCACGAAGTCACGGTGGACGACACCAAGGCCCGAAAGGAACTCGGCTACGAGGGCTCGGTCTCAATTGAGGCGGGCCTTCGCGAGATGCAACAGAACGCGTGA
- a CDS encoding protein kinase, translating into MSFPRAFGPYTLLARIASGGMAEVFRARNKKYGHFVGLKKILPHIAEDEEFISMFEDEARIVSRLEHPHIARMLDFGRVDGSFYIAFEYVHGKDLRAVFERSTQRGMPVPLPFILYVFSRIGEGLSYAHARRDENGLPSSIVHRDISPQNIVVSTTGDVKLVDFGIAKAQGKISRTQVGSIKGSFGYMSPEQACGAEVDAQADVFGMGVCLWEFLTQKRLFDGENEFLILQKIRDAATVAPPSTIRRDTPPELDRVVMRALSTDLDTRQRSAKELYRELQSVAMAKGAVASRAEVAAYMRHLFPELTDTPLDAPEANGPVSTGPRTQRIGWPEKAQGGTMSAGSQEITEMSSEVEDDNSEDDTIAAGRLPPMETVAGKVVLKRDPRQGTSAQSGPPNPPSPPVGRMRSDAPRPTSPVAMRSPARDVPLAPAIGKRTLLGVHAAGAPGELTSSDLTPVAVPFSASTPLHNAAYPASAYSTQQRQALQAGATLPLDWDDEHEASNVLDNADRPSVNVQGPPSQRRSAAPRITPAPPPPAPPPVTQRGGFRTAPPTTSPPPPLPQRGSGSVPVASGYNSTPPPSRRYNSPAPFSQPLQPMQPPASVPPPSSGFPRRATPLPIQAGPISTNPAPAYGAPPYPPPMSRYEPTALVRPPPNRTWLFVLLAAALLVVSATTLLIVFVPRTGKVAVRVSDPKGMMYNRVEIFLDGKKQCDTSPCLVEGVSAGAHNVKVLGADGSVSERAVVAESRKEVPVDVVLASNASRPTTGLRVAANQPGMKLLVDGREAGLLPQEVRDLSPGEHKIRIVGNERYEPLERVVTLAKDEMQDLGSMSLKVLRGKVTITLGTPGAKVYLVSGPDRRDLPTFPISVDIDTSNKAWNLEASRFGFSDYRQPISFADGQAEKTFNVQLEPKVPLPQFAAANPRTAPAAPPPAKERSEGPTMLPDRNAPAAAASDYSGTSQQAGPGGEAFLNINSIPASSVVLDGKPIGSTPKVRISVPPGNHTVVFVNAEQGLRKSVQVSVAAGDTKPVIGKLRE; encoded by the coding sequence TTGAGTTTCCCACGTGCCTTCGGCCCCTACACCCTGCTCGCCCGGATCGCCTCCGGTGGAATGGCCGAGGTGTTTCGTGCCCGAAATAAGAAATACGGCCATTTCGTCGGGCTAAAAAAGATTCTTCCCCATATCGCGGAAGACGAAGAATTCATTTCCATGTTCGAGGACGAGGCACGCATCGTGTCGCGTCTGGAGCATCCGCACATTGCGCGCATGCTCGATTTTGGCCGTGTCGATGGAAGCTTCTACATCGCCTTCGAATACGTACATGGAAAAGATCTGCGGGCGGTCTTCGAACGGTCCACCCAGCGGGGCATGCCGGTCCCGCTGCCGTTCATCCTCTACGTGTTCTCGCGCATCGGCGAAGGCCTGAGCTACGCGCACGCGCGGCGCGATGAAAACGGACTCCCCTCCTCCATCGTTCATCGCGACATCAGTCCGCAGAACATCGTCGTTTCCACCACCGGCGACGTCAAACTGGTCGACTTTGGAATTGCCAAGGCCCAGGGCAAAATCTCGCGCACGCAGGTCGGTTCCATCAAGGGAAGCTTCGGCTACATGAGCCCCGAGCAAGCGTGCGGCGCCGAGGTCGATGCGCAGGCCGACGTGTTCGGGATGGGCGTTTGCCTCTGGGAATTCCTCACGCAGAAGCGGCTCTTCGACGGCGAGAACGAGTTCCTCATCCTTCAGAAGATCCGCGACGCGGCCACGGTAGCGCCGCCCTCGACCATCCGGCGGGATACGCCGCCCGAGCTCGACCGCGTGGTGATGCGGGCCCTTTCCACGGATTTGGACACGCGCCAGCGTTCGGCCAAGGAGCTCTACAGGGAGCTGCAATCCGTGGCGATGGCCAAGGGTGCAGTGGCGTCGCGGGCGGAGGTGGCTGCCTACATGCGCCATCTTTTTCCCGAGCTGACCGACACGCCCTTGGACGCACCGGAAGCGAACGGACCCGTGAGCACCGGCCCGAGGACGCAGCGCATCGGATGGCCTGAGAAAGCCCAGGGCGGTACCATGTCCGCTGGGTCCCAGGAGATCACGGAGATGTCATCAGAAGTCGAGGACGATAACTCGGAGGACGACACCATCGCAGCGGGGCGTCTGCCGCCGATGGAGACCGTGGCCGGAAAGGTCGTGCTGAAACGAGATCCTCGGCAGGGAACGTCGGCCCAAAGCGGACCTCCGAATCCTCCGTCTCCGCCCGTGGGCCGCATGCGCAGCGATGCACCTCGGCCCACGAGCCCCGTGGCGATGCGCTCACCGGCGCGCGATGTTCCGCTTGCACCGGCCATCGGCAAGCGAACCTTGCTCGGCGTCCATGCCGCCGGGGCGCCGGGTGAGTTGACGTCGTCGGATCTCACCCCCGTCGCGGTTCCGTTCTCCGCGTCGACGCCGCTTCACAATGCGGCGTATCCAGCCTCGGCTTATTCGACGCAGCAGCGGCAGGCGCTGCAGGCGGGCGCAACGTTGCCCCTCGATTGGGACGACGAGCACGAGGCGAGCAACGTGCTCGACAACGCCGATCGCCCCAGCGTGAACGTGCAAGGTCCGCCATCGCAGCGGCGCAGTGCGGCCCCACGCATCACGCCGGCGCCGCCGCCACCTGCACCGCCGCCCGTCACGCAGCGCGGTGGATTTCGCACGGCCCCGCCGACGACGTCGCCGCCTCCGCCCCTGCCGCAACGTGGATCGGGCTCGGTGCCCGTCGCATCGGGGTACAATTCGACGCCGCCGCCGTCACGCCGGTACAATTCGCCGGCGCCGTTCTCGCAGCCCCTGCAACCGATGCAGCCGCCCGCGTCGGTGCCGCCTCCATCGTCGGGCTTTCCGCGGCGTGCGACGCCCCTGCCGATTCAGGCGGGCCCCATTTCGACGAACCCCGCGCCGGCCTATGGGGCGCCACCGTATCCGCCGCCCATGAGCCGTTACGAGCCGACGGCGTTGGTGCGTCCGCCGCCGAACCGCACGTGGCTTTTCGTGTTGCTCGCCGCGGCGCTTCTCGTGGTGAGCGCGACCACGCTGCTCATCGTGTTCGTCCCGCGCACGGGCAAGGTCGCCGTCCGCGTGAGCGATCCCAAGGGCATGATGTACAACCGCGTGGAGATCTTTCTCGACGGCAAGAAGCAGTGCGATACCTCGCCCTGCCTCGTCGAGGGCGTGAGCGCGGGCGCGCACAACGTCAAAGTGCTCGGCGCCGACGGCTCGGTGAGCGAGCGCGCGGTCGTCGCCGAATCACGCAAGGAAGTGCCGGTCGACGTGGTGCTCGCGTCGAATGCATCGCGCCCCACCACCGGCCTTCGCGTGGCCGCCAACCAGCCCGGGATGAAGCTTCTCGTCGACGGGCGCGAGGCGGGGCTGCTCCCTCAAGAAGTGCGGGACCTCAGCCCGGGCGAGCACAAGATCCGCATCGTCGGCAACGAACGCTACGAGCCGCTCGAGCGCGTCGTCACACTCGCCAAAGACGAAATGCAGGATCTCGGCTCCATGTCGCTGAAGGTCCTTCGCGGCAAAGTGACCATTACGCTCGGCACGCCCGGGGCCAAGGTCTATTTGGTCTCCGGCCCCGATCGACGCGATTTGCCGACGTTCCCCATTTCGGTCGACATCGACACGTCGAACAAAGCGTGGAACCTGGAGGCATCTCGTTTCGGATTCTCCGATTACCGACAGCCCATTAGCTTTGCCGATGGGCAGGCCGAGAAGACCTTCAACGTCCAACTCGAACCGAAGGTACCGCTTCCCCAATTCGCGGCAGCCAATCCGCGCACCGCCCCCGCAGCCCCGCCGCCGGCCAAAGAGCGATCCGAGGGGCCGACGATGCTGCCGGACCGGAATGCACCCGCCGCCGCGGCATCCGACTACTCGGGCACGAGCCAGCAAGCGGGGCCTGGGGGTGAGGCGTTCCTCAACATCAATTCGATCCCGGCATCGTCGGTGGTCCTCGACGGAAAGCCGATTGGGAGTACACCCAAGGTACGAATCTCCGTACCCCCAGGCAACCACACCGTCGTCTTCGTGAATGCCGAACAGGGCCTTCGCAAATCCGTTCAAGTGAGCGTTGCCGCAGGTGATACCAAACCCGTCATCGGGAAGCTCCGCGAGTAA
- a CDS encoding TetR/AcrR family transcriptional regulator: MSARSSYKKSEASRRSVVEAAVRALANQGFARTSVSDIADSAGMSKGVVHYHFANKDDLITRVLEHCSEIVRSRIRVAWDLGGAPTERIRRLLREAWAIRREGGPEIRVMMDLMTQAVHDTQLRGAVRKMIQATREQIIAEFMLSFQNLGLRPKVSPLVVTRMLMASLDGLCMHQLFDPQDPTEEEETLRALEIVAFSLFEL, encoded by the coding sequence ATGAGCGCGCGCTCATCGTACAAAAAGAGCGAGGCCAGTCGGCGTTCCGTCGTCGAGGCCGCGGTGCGCGCATTGGCCAACCAGGGCTTCGCGCGCACGAGCGTGAGCGACATCGCCGACTCGGCGGGCATGAGCAAAGGGGTGGTGCACTACCACTTTGCCAACAAGGACGATCTCATCACGCGGGTGCTCGAGCACTGTTCCGAGATCGTCCGCTCACGCATCCGCGTCGCGTGGGATCTCGGCGGCGCACCGACGGAGCGCATTCGCCGTCTCCTCCGCGAAGCGTGGGCCATCCGCCGCGAAGGCGGCCCCGAGATCCGCGTGATGATGGACCTGATGACCCAGGCCGTGCACGACACGCAGCTGCGCGGCGCCGTCCGAAAGATGATTCAAGCGACCCGCGAGCAGATCATCGCGGAGTTCATGCTGAGCTTCCAAAATTTGGGCCTCCGGCCAAAAGTCTCCCCGTTGGTGGTCACTCGAATGCTCATGGCATCCCTGGATGGGCTCTGCATGCATCAGCTCTTCGACCCCCAGGATCCCACCGAGGAAGAGGAGACCCTGCGCGCCCTCGAGATCGTCGCGTTCTCCTTGTTCGAGCTCTAG
- the carA gene encoding glutamine-hydrolyzing carbamoyl-phosphate synthase small subunit has translation MSTERAYLALADGTVFPGRPFGARGLTTGEAVFTTTMTGYQEVLTDPSYAGQIVTMTASEIGNVGVNAEDSESVDGRVHVAGFVVRDLSPLASNWRSEESLDAYLARHGKVGIEGVDTRKLTRHLRDHGAQNAAIGTEAPEVLVRRAREAVDMNGLDLVDVVSPREPYRWTEGRGGWKVPNPITGAIASNEPKYNVVAIDYGIKKNILRCLVDAGCKVTGVPARMPAAEILAMKPDGVFLSNGPGDPAAVQYGIATVRDLVGKVPIFGICLGHQLLASALGGKTYKLKFGHRGANQPVKDLTTGRIEITTQNHGFCVDLDSLPARAQRTHVHLNDGTSEGIAVPDLRAFSVQFHPEAAAGPHDSLYLFERFTQMMG, from the coding sequence ATGAGCACCGAGCGCGCTTACCTCGCTCTGGCCGATGGAACCGTCTTCCCCGGGCGACCCTTCGGTGCGCGCGGGCTGACGACGGGCGAAGCCGTCTTCACCACCACGATGACCGGCTACCAAGAGGTGCTGACCGATCCGTCGTACGCCGGACAAATCGTGACGATGACCGCCTCGGAAATCGGCAACGTCGGCGTCAACGCGGAGGACAGCGAATCGGTCGACGGCCGCGTGCACGTGGCCGGCTTCGTCGTGCGCGACCTGAGTCCCCTCGCCTCCAACTGGCGCTCCGAGGAGTCGCTGGACGCGTACCTCGCGCGGCACGGCAAGGTGGGCATCGAGGGCGTCGACACGCGCAAGCTCACGCGCCATCTGCGCGACCACGGCGCGCAAAACGCCGCCATCGGCACCGAGGCCCCCGAGGTGCTCGTACGCCGCGCCCGCGAGGCCGTCGACATGAACGGACTCGATCTCGTCGACGTCGTCTCCCCGCGCGAGCCTTACCGCTGGACCGAAGGCCGCGGCGGCTGGAAGGTGCCCAACCCGATCACGGGCGCGATCGCCTCGAACGAGCCGAAGTACAACGTCGTGGCCATCGACTACGGCATCAAGAAGAACATCTTGCGCTGCCTCGTCGACGCGGGCTGCAAGGTCACCGGCGTCCCGGCGCGCATGCCCGCCGCCGAGATCCTGGCGATGAAGCCCGACGGCGTCTTCCTCTCGAATGGCCCGGGCGATCCCGCGGCCGTTCAATACGGCATCGCCACCGTGCGCGACTTGGTCGGCAAGGTTCCCATCTTCGGCATCTGCCTCGGGCACCAGCTCCTGGCCAGCGCGCTGGGCGGCAAGACGTACAAGCTCAAGTTCGGCCACCGCGGGGCCAACCAGCCGGTGAAGGATCTCACCACCGGCCGCATCGAGATCACCACGCAGAACCACGGCTTCTGCGTCGACCTCGACTCGCTCCCTGCCCGTGCCCAGCGCACCCACGTGCACCTCAACGACGGCACCAGCGAGGGCATCGCCGTGCCGGATTTGCGCGCCTTCAGCGTCCAGTTCCACCCCGAGGCCGCCGCCGGACCGCACGATTCCCTGTATTTGTTCGAGCGATTCACCCAGATGATGGGTTGA
- a CDS encoding dihydroorotase — translation MERLIVFRHVRAIDPSSSLDAIIDVVIENDRIVRLGPNVGAEAAKAEWAQVIAPPPGAWLLPGLVDLHAHLREPGQESKEDIRSGLGAAAAGGFTDVCAMPNTVPVNDSRMVTEAMLARAHDVGGPRLHPIGAITMGQRGEALTEMGDLREAGAVAVSDDGRCVTSSSVMRRALEYASVFDMPVIQHAEDHALTEGSQMHEGSVSTKLGLRGWPRVAEDIIVARDLMLAEYTGARYHVAHASTEGTVRLLREAKSRGLRVSAEVTPHHLLLTHEAVGLYDTACKVNPPLREEHDVQALREGLADGTIDAVATDHAPHGILDKHCEFAEAKPGMIGLELCLPLLLGLVEQGALPLNRLVESLTHAPSSIARLPDKRIREGARADLVLIDPEERWTIEASRLRSKSKNTPFMGRNVKGRVKMTLVAGNIVFNGGS, via the coding sequence GTGGAACGCCTCATCGTCTTCCGTCATGTGCGCGCCATCGATCCCTCGTCGTCCCTCGATGCGATCATCGACGTCGTCATCGAGAACGACCGCATCGTTCGCCTCGGCCCCAACGTCGGCGCCGAGGCGGCCAAAGCCGAATGGGCCCAGGTCATTGCCCCGCCGCCCGGCGCGTGGCTGCTTCCCGGCCTGGTCGACCTGCACGCGCACCTGCGCGAGCCCGGCCAGGAGTCCAAAGAGGACATCCGCAGCGGTCTTGGCGCCGCCGCTGCCGGCGGCTTCACCGACGTCTGCGCGATGCCCAACACCGTCCCGGTGAACGACAGCCGCATGGTCACCGAGGCGATGCTCGCGCGCGCCCACGACGTGGGTGGCCCGCGCCTGCACCCCATCGGCGCCATCACCATGGGCCAGCGCGGCGAAGCGCTCACCGAAATGGGCGATCTGCGCGAGGCCGGCGCGGTGGCGGTCTCCGACGACGGCCGCTGCGTCACGAGCAGCTCGGTCATGCGCCGCGCGCTCGAATACGCCAGCGTGTTCGACATGCCGGTGATTCAACACGCCGAAGACCACGCCCTGACCGAGGGCTCGCAGATGCACGAAGGCTCCGTGTCGACGAAGCTCGGATTGCGCGGTTGGCCGCGCGTCGCCGAGGACATCATCGTCGCGCGCGACCTGATGCTTGCAGAGTACACGGGTGCCCGCTACCACGTGGCGCACGCCTCGACCGAGGGCACCGTTCGCCTGCTGCGCGAGGCCAAGTCGCGCGGCCTGCGGGTCAGCGCCGAGGTGACGCCGCACCACTTGCTCCTCACGCACGAGGCCGTGGGGCTCTACGACACGGCGTGCAAGGTCAACCCGCCGCTGCGCGAAGAGCACGACGTGCAGGCGCTGCGCGAAGGCCTGGCCGACGGCACCATCGATGCGGTCGCCACGGATCATGCGCCGCACGGCATCCTCGACAAGCATTGCGAATTCGCCGAGGCCAAGCCCGGCATGATCGGCCTCGAGCTCTGTCTTCCCCTCTTGCTCGGCCTGGTCGAGCAGGGTGCTCTGCCGCTGAATCGCCTCGTGGAGTCGCTGACGCATGCGCCCTCGAGCATTGCCCGCCTGCCGGACAAGCGCATTCGCGAGGGTGCCCGCGCCGATCTCGTCCTCATCGATCCCGAGGAGCGCTGGACGATCGAAGCATCGCGCCTACGCTCCAAGTCGAAGAACACCCCCTTCATGGGCCGAAACGTCAAAGGACGCGTGAAAATGACCTTGGTGGCTGGAAACATCGTCTTCAACGGGGGTTCGTGA
- a CDS encoding M14 family metallopeptidase has protein sequence METLDSLHRGFRQRYIDYDTLTAQVHAWAEHFPHLVRLRSIGKSLEGRDLWLLTIGPEPDRVRPSVWVDGNMHAGELCGSSVALAIAEDVIRMHVGAGEGGEAHDLPAHVRAVAADVLFYVLPRMSPDGAEAVLTEGRYVRSNPRDRRPERHQVPRWVYRDLDGDGLTLAMRQRDETGEFVESKDFPGLMLPRQLEDEGPFYKMYPEGIVEPFDGVTIPDPGYLTDTDTDLNRNFPFSWVPEVEQVGAGAFPTSEPESRAVVTFVSEHPEIFAWLNLHTFGGAFLRPLGTAPDKKMNPSDLALFQQIGAWCEKLTGYPMVSVFEEFLYSADTVLHGDLAAFGYHQRGAIAYVCELWDFFAQVGLERKRPFILRYSQITREEFVQIARWDREHNQGRILRPWRTFQHPQLGEVEIGGRDPRVGIQNPPYERIAEICTNQAAALFRVAALAPRVVLGEPQITRLGEGTYRVDLTVENRGYLPTFVLASAKGLPFNAPLYAEAIAEDGVRVTPPHEVRRDVGHLEGWGRGLDASLGFVVQQHARGNVSRRTVSWVVAGRGFVTVRVRSCRTGLIERRFHVGSDSRPERVVI, from the coding sequence GTGGAGACCCTCGATTCGCTTCATCGCGGCTTTCGCCAACGCTACATCGACTACGACACGCTCACCGCGCAGGTGCACGCGTGGGCCGAGCATTTTCCGCACCTCGTGCGCTTGCGATCCATCGGCAAATCGCTGGAAGGCCGTGATCTCTGGCTGCTCACCATCGGCCCCGAACCCGACCGCGTTCGCCCTTCCGTATGGGTCGATGGCAACATGCACGCGGGCGAGCTATGCGGCTCCAGCGTCGCCCTCGCCATCGCCGAGGACGTGATCCGCATGCACGTCGGAGCAGGTGAAGGGGGCGAGGCGCACGACCTCCCCGCCCACGTGCGCGCCGTCGCCGCCGATGTCCTCTTCTACGTGCTGCCGCGCATGTCGCCCGACGGTGCCGAGGCCGTGCTCACCGAAGGGCGCTACGTCCGCTCCAACCCGCGCGACCGCCGGCCCGAGCGGCACCAGGTCCCCCGCTGGGTCTACCGCGATCTCGACGGCGACGGCCTCACCTTGGCCATGCGCCAGCGCGACGAAACCGGCGAATTCGTCGAGTCGAAGGACTTCCCCGGCCTGATGCTCCCGCGCCAGCTCGAAGACGAAGGCCCCTTCTACAAGATGTACCCCGAGGGCATCGTCGAGCCCTTCGACGGCGTCACCATTCCCGATCCCGGCTACCTCACGGACACCGACACGGATCTCAATCGGAACTTCCCTTTCTCGTGGGTGCCCGAGGTCGAGCAGGTCGGCGCGGGCGCCTTTCCCACCAGCGAACCCGAGTCGCGCGCCGTCGTGACCTTCGTCTCCGAGCACCCGGAGATCTTCGCCTGGCTCAACCTCCATACCTTTGGCGGCGCCTTCCTCCGCCCGTTGGGCACGGCGCCCGACAAGAAGATGAACCCGTCCGATCTGGCGCTTTTCCAGCAGATCGGCGCCTGGTGCGAGAAGCTCACGGGCTACCCCATGGTGTCCGTCTTCGAGGAGTTCCTCTATTCGGCCGACACGGTTCTCCACGGCGATCTCGCCGCATTCGGTTACCACCAGCGCGGCGCCATTGCCTACGTGTGCGAGCTCTGGGACTTCTTCGCGCAGGTCGGCCTCGAGCGCAAACGCCCGTTCATCCTGCGCTACTCGCAGATCACGCGCGAGGAGTTCGTCCAGATCGCCCGCTGGGATCGCGAGCACAATCAGGGGCGCATCCTGCGGCCGTGGCGCACCTTCCAGCATCCGCAGCTCGGGGAGGTGGAAATCGGCGGACGGGATCCGCGTGTGGGCATCCAGAATCCGCCGTACGAGCGCATCGCCGAAATCTGCACCAACCAGGCAGCCGCCCTCTTCCGCGTGGCCGCCCTCGCCCCGCGCGTCGTCCTTGGTGAGCCCCAGATTACCCGCCTGGGCGAGGGCACCTACCGCGTGGACCTCACCGTGGAAAACCGCGGGTACCTGCCCACGTTCGTGCTCGCGTCGGCCAAGGGGCTCCCGTTCAATGCGCCGCTGTACGCCGAGGCCATTGCCGAGGACGGCGTGCGCGTCACCCCACCCCACGAGGTGCGGCGCGACGTGGGCCATCTCGAAGGCTGGGGCCGCGGCCTCGACGCGTCCCTGGGGTTCGTGGTCCAACAGCACGCGCGCGGGAATGTCTCCCGCCGAACCGTCTCCTGGGTCGTCGCCGGACGCGGTTTCGTCACGGTTCGCGTGCGGAGTTGCCGCACCGGGCTCATCGAGCGAAGATTCCACGTGGGGAGCGACTCGCGTCCGGAACGAGTCGTGATATGA
- a CDS encoding endo alpha-1,4 polygalactosaminidase, with protein MTDSSFSMRCCATSLLVCLVGLGFAACSDGSSNAGNAGNPYVADDDIRRPRDAGAPDARVSDGGSAPAPTTWWQPRSDKPIHWHWQLSDTFVYPRDLLPNVTVYDIDGELTPASTVSSLHAANPNNKAICYFDAGVWEDFRSDAKDFPKSVIGNPDQGWDGHFWLDIRRMDVLLPIMKKRMVNWCKNKGFDAVEPDETEVWSNNPGFPITKADNAAYHRALADMAHSLGLSIGLKGNNTEAVELEPLYDWALTEECWEFNECHFFKDSFGAKGKAVFNVEYGKAPNCTNANAWRINSSQRDLQVSGPKNKSYVYRPCVPDNRTTW; from the coding sequence ATGACCGACTCTTCGTTTTCGATGCGGTGCTGCGCGACGTCCTTGCTGGTTTGCCTCGTCGGCCTTGGCTTTGCCGCGTGCTCCGATGGATCCTCGAACGCAGGCAACGCAGGCAACCCGTATGTGGCGGACGACGACATTCGCCGCCCCCGCGATGCGGGCGCCCCCGATGCGCGCGTGTCCGACGGCGGCTCCGCGCCCGCTCCCACGACGTGGTGGCAGCCGCGAAGCGACAAGCCGATTCACTGGCACTGGCAGCTGTCCGACACCTTCGTCTACCCGCGCGATCTGCTGCCCAACGTGACCGTGTACGACATCGACGGAGAGCTGACCCCCGCATCCACCGTGTCCAGCCTGCACGCGGCAAACCCGAACAACAAAGCGATCTGTTACTTCGATGCCGGGGTGTGGGAGGACTTCCGCTCCGATGCGAAGGACTTCCCGAAATCCGTCATTGGAAACCCCGACCAAGGGTGGGACGGGCACTTTTGGCTCGATATCCGTCGGATGGACGTCCTCTTGCCGATCATGAAGAAGCGCATGGTCAACTGGTGCAAAAACAAGGGGTTCGATGCCGTCGAGCCGGATGAAACCGAGGTGTGGAGCAACAACCCGGGTTTCCCCATCACCAAAGCGGACAACGCGGCCTACCACAGGGCCCTCGCGGACATGGCGCATTCCCTCGGGCTGTCCATCGGTCTGAAAGGCAACAACACGGAGGCCGTCGAGCTCGAGCCGTTGTACGACTGGGCGCTGACCGAGGAATGTTGGGAATTCAACGAATGCCACTTCTTCAAGGACAGCTTCGGGGCCAAGGGCAAGGCCGTCTTTAACGTGGAATACGGAAAAGCGCCCAACTGCACGAATGCGAATGCGTGGCGGATCAATTCGTCGCAGCGCGACCTTCAGGTGAGCGGGCCGAAGAACAAGTCCTACGTGTACAGGCCCTGCGTGCCCGACAACCGCACGACCTGGTAA